A genomic stretch from candidate division KSB1 bacterium includes:
- a CDS encoding HDOD domain-containing protein — MTSGLNSDVDYIVDVLSTQPIIAARIIKVANSAFYGLFRTVSSVNQAILFLGMQVIRNIVVTDSIQNIYQKKGPHHQYYNKTISYGNTV, encoded by the coding sequence TTGACGAGTGGATTAAATAGTGATGTGGATTATATTGTAGATGTCCTGTCCACTCAACCTATTATCGCCGCCAGAATAATAAAAGTAGCTAATTCTGCTTTTTATGGTTTATTTCGAACGGTTTCTAGTGTCAATCAGGCAATCTTATTTTTGGGCATGCAGGTAATTCGCAATATTGTCGTAACGGATTCAATCCAAAATATTTATCAAAAAAAAGGTCCGCACCACCAGTATTACAATAAAACAATAAGTTATGGAAACACAGTTTAG